The genomic interval CTCCGGACAGGCCTTCCTTGCGTGGCACTGCACAGAATCCCGACGTCTACTTCCAGGGCAGGGAAACTGTAAATAAGTTTTATCAGGCAACGCCGGCAATTGTGCAAAAAGCAATGGATAAATTTGCATATCTGACAGGACGTAAATACAAATTATTTGATTATTTCGGAGCACCGAATGCCGAGCGTGTCATCGTAGTAATGGGTTCTGCAGGAGAAACAGTCTTAAGTACGATCAACATGCTTAATGCCCGGGGAGACAAACTCGGGCTTATTCAGGTAGCCCTCTACCTGCCATTTGATGTAGATGCTTTTTCAGCATCAATCCCATCAACAGTTAAAGCTATAGCAGTTCTTGACCGTACAAAAGAGCCGGGTTCGATAGGAGAACCATTATATTTAGACGTAAGGACAGCTATCGGCGAGGCAACAGAGAAAGGGATTAATCGCTGGGGTCATTATCCGAAAGTAGTAGGAGGCCGTTACGGCCTTGGTTCAAAAGATTTTACCCCGGCCATGGTGAAGGCTGTATTTGAAAACCTTTCAGAAGCTATACCTAAGAATCATTTTACTGTAGGCATTAATGACGATGTTGCCGGCAGCAGCCTTTCGGTAGATGAAAATTTTCATGTCAAAGCAAATGCATACAGGGCACTTTTTTACGGGCTGGGAGCCGACGGAACTGTAGGTGCAAACAAAAACACTATTAAAATCATAGGAAAAGAAACAAATAACTATGCCCAGGGTTATTTTGCTTACGATTCGAAGAAATCCGGATCCATGACGATATCACATCTGCGGTTCGGTAAGGAAATGATACAGAATCCATACCTTCTAACGGATGCAAACTTTGTTGCCTGTCATAACCCGTCTTTTCTTGAAAAGTATGACATGCTTGCCTATGCGAATGATGGGGCGACATTTTTACTAACCACATCCCGCGGTAAAGACGAAGTATGGGATACACTTCCGGCCATCGTGCAGAAACAGCTTATTGACAAGAAGATGAATTTCTATATTATTGATGCCTTTTCGATTGCCAAAAAGCTCGGTCTTGGAGCAAGGATAAATATGATTATGCAGACCGCTTTTTTTGTTATTTCAGGCATTATCCCCAGAGAGGATGCAGTAAGGGCAATCAAGAAAGAAATTGATAAAACTTACGGGAAAAAAGGCGAAAAAATACTTAATATGAACTACGGTGCTGTGGATGAGGCCCTTAATGGCATTATTGAAGTAAAAGTGCCGGAAAAAGTAACGTCCACTATAGAATTAAGGCCCCCCGTTCCAGGAAATGCTCCACAATTTGTAAAAGATGTGACTGCCATGATGATTGAAGGGAAGGGAGACTATATTCCCGTATCTGCCATACCTGCTGACGGGACATGGCCGACAGCCACAACTCAATACGAAAAACGTAACATTGCCGTATATATTCCGGTTTGGGAACCCGATGCCTGCCTCCAGTGCGGTACATGTTCGTTCGTATGTCCTCATGCAAGTATCAGGATAAAGGCATATGATCCTGCGCTTCTTAAAAATGCTCCTTCAACTTTCAAGTCTATTGATGCAAAAGGCAAAGAAATGCAGGGGCTCAAGTTTACGGTGCAGGTAGCCCCGGAAGACTGTACAGGCTGTGGCTCATGTGTATTTTCATGCCCAGGCTCAAAGAAAGACGCTGACGGCAAGAAGACGGATCTTAAGGCCATCAATATGGGACTTCAGGAGCCGCTGAGAACAAAGGAAGCAGAAAACTATGCATTCTTTTTAAACCTGCCTGAAACCGACCCGTCATTTTACAATATTATGACTGTGAAGGGAAGCCAGCTTGTCAGACCACTTTTTGAGTACAGCGGTGCATGTTCAGGTTGTGGAGAAACGCCATATTTAAAATTGCTTACCCAGTTATTCGGAGACCGTTTATTTATAGGAAATGCTACCGGTTGTTCTTCCATTTATGGAGGGAATCTGCCTACAACGCCCTATGCAAAGAGAGCCGACGGCAGAGGTCCTGCCTGGTCCAACTCACTCTTTGAAGACGCGGCAGAATTTGCCTTTGGCATGGCACTTACAATAGAGAAGTTTAAATCCCAGGCCGAGGAAGTGATAGTTCGTCTGTCTGCGAACCCAGATTACACAGGGGCAAAAGAGCTTTTTGATGATATAAAGAATGCAGATCAGTCGGAACAAACAGGAATTGAAGCACAGAGGGCGCGTATCGAAGAACTAAAAGGGCTTCTTGCAAAAGACAATTCAACGGATGCCAAGAGCTTGACTTTTCTCGCCGATTATCTTGTTAAGAAAACAGTATGGGGTATCGGGGGAGACGGATGGGGTTACGACATTGGTTATGGTGGAGTTGA from Pseudomonadota bacterium carries:
- the nifJ gene encoding pyruvate:ferredoxin (flavodoxin) oxidoreductase codes for the protein MSKRMVTVDGCTACAHVVHATNEIITIYPITPSSPIAELCDAKSAAGEINVWGSVPMVSQMQSEAGVAGAVHGSLTTGALTTTISASQGLLLLIPNMYKIAGELIPTVFHVTARSLSTQALCIFGDHSDVMAARATGFAMLCSKNVQEAMDFALIAQAATLEARVPFIHFFDGFRTSHEIQKIEELSMDDMRAMIDDDLVMAHRMRGLTPDRPSLRGTAQNPDVYFQGRETVNKFYQATPAIVQKAMDKFAYLTGRKYKLFDYFGAPNAERVIVVMGSAGETVLSTINMLNARGDKLGLIQVALYLPFDVDAFSASIPSTVKAIAVLDRTKEPGSIGEPLYLDVRTAIGEATEKGINRWGHYPKVVGGRYGLGSKDFTPAMVKAVFENLSEAIPKNHFTVGINDDVAGSSLSVDENFHVKANAYRALFYGLGADGTVGANKNTIKIIGKETNNYAQGYFAYDSKKSGSMTISHLRFGKEMIQNPYLLTDANFVACHNPSFLEKYDMLAYANDGATFLLTTSRGKDEVWDTLPAIVQKQLIDKKMNFYIIDAFSIAKKLGLGARINMIMQTAFFVISGIIPREDAVRAIKKEIDKTYGKKGEKILNMNYGAVDEALNGIIEVKVPEKVTSTIELRPPVPGNAPQFVKDVTAMMIEGKGDYIPVSAIPADGTWPTATTQYEKRNIAVYIPVWEPDACLQCGTCSFVCPHASIRIKAYDPALLKNAPSTFKSIDAKGKEMQGLKFTVQVAPEDCTGCGSCVFSCPGSKKDADGKKTDLKAINMGLQEPLRTKEAENYAFFLNLPETDPSFYNIMTVKGSQLVRPLFEYSGACSGCGETPYLKLLTQLFGDRLFIGNATGCSSIYGGNLPTTPYAKRADGRGPAWSNSLFEDAAEFAFGMALTIEKFKSQAEEVIVRLSANPDYTGAKELFDDIKNADQSEQTGIEAQRARIEELKGLLAKDNSTDAKSLTFLADYLVKKTVWGIGGDGWGYDIGYGGVDQVMASGKNVNLMIMDTEIYSNTGGQMSKSTPLGATAQFAAAGKRTPKKNIGAMMIPYGNVYVAQVAFGANPAQTIRAMKEAEAFNGPSLIIAYSTCIGQGIDDMSKGVEEQRKAVASGHWPLFRHNPALEEEGKNPFVLDSKEPTMPYAEYAYGENRFKALTRSHPEAAAELMVKAQVSVDRRWRYLKHLAEWMPSGK